One region of Alcanivorax sediminis genomic DNA includes:
- a CDS encoding SulP family inorganic anion transporter has product MFRSIQQEWFSNIRADVLAGTVVALALIPEAIAFSIIAGVDPKVGLYASFCIAVVTAFAGGRPGMISAATAAMALLMTDLVADHGLQYLLAATVLTGVFQIIAGYIRLDRLMRFVSRSVVTGFVNALAVSIFLAQLPELTNVTWHVYALTGLGLGIIYLLPYLTKAVPSPLISIIVVTAIALWIGIDVPTVGDKGALPDSLPLFLLPDIPLNLETLQIILPYSLGLAVVGLLESMMTATIVDELTDTSSNKNRECKGQGIANIAAGLLGGMAGCAMIGQSVINVKSGGRKRLSTLVAGVFLLILVVFLGKWVSMIPMAALVAVMIMVSIGTFSWESITNTVKHPLSSTVVMLATVAGTLATHNLAIGVGVGVVLSALFYANKVGRVFYVQAVEDETDGRRVYQVVGQVFFTSAEQFIASFDFKEAVDKVTIDVHRAHFWDITAIGALDKAVIKFRREGTEVDIIGLNEASATLVDKFGVHDKPAEVEKLMGGH; this is encoded by the coding sequence ATGTTTCGTTCTATCCAGCAGGAATGGTTCAGCAACATCCGTGCAGATGTGCTGGCTGGCACCGTCGTTGCGCTGGCCTTGATCCCGGAAGCCATCGCTTTCTCGATCATTGCCGGGGTTGATCCAAAAGTGGGGCTGTATGCCTCTTTCTGTATTGCTGTGGTGACGGCTTTTGCGGGCGGGCGTCCGGGAATGATCTCTGCGGCGACCGCGGCCATGGCGCTGTTGATGACAGACCTGGTGGCAGACCATGGTCTCCAGTACCTGTTGGCTGCCACCGTGCTAACGGGGGTGTTCCAGATCATTGCCGGTTATATCAGGCTGGATCGACTGATGCGCTTTGTCTCCCGTTCGGTGGTCACGGGTTTCGTGAATGCGCTGGCCGTGTCGATCTTTCTGGCCCAGCTACCGGAGCTGACCAACGTCACCTGGCATGTCTATGCCCTGACGGGGCTTGGCCTGGGGATCATCTATCTGCTTCCCTATCTGACCAAGGCTGTGCCATCGCCGTTGATTTCCATCATCGTGGTAACGGCCATTGCGCTTTGGATTGGTATAGACGTTCCCACTGTGGGCGACAAAGGGGCCTTGCCGGACAGTCTGCCGCTGTTCCTGTTACCGGATATCCCCCTGAACCTGGAAACCTTGCAAATCATCCTGCCTTACTCTCTGGGCCTGGCTGTGGTCGGTCTGCTGGAATCCATGATGACAGCCACCATCGTGGATGAGCTTACCGACACCTCCAGCAACAAGAACCGTGAGTGCAAGGGGCAGGGCATCGCCAACATCGCTGCAGGCTTGCTGGGCGGCATGGCGGGCTGCGCCATGATTGGCCAGTCCGTGATCAACGTGAAATCCGGTGGCCGCAAACGTCTTTCCACCCTGGTGGCCGGGGTATTCCTGCTGATTCTGGTGGTTTTCCTTGGCAAGTGGGTGTCCATGATCCCCATGGCGGCGCTGGTGGCGGTAATGATCATGGTATCCATTGGTACCTTCAGCTGGGAGTCCATCACCAATACGGTCAAGCACCCTCTGAGCAGCACGGTAGTGATGTTGGCGACGGTGGCGGGCACCCTGGCGACCCATAACCTGGCAATCGGGGTCGGCGTTGGTGTGGTTCTGAGTGCACTTTTCTATGCCAACAAAGTTGGCCGGGTTTTCTACGTGCAGGCAGTGGAAGACGAGACCGATGGCCGCCGTGTTTATCAGGTGGTCGGGCAGGTTTTCTTTACCTCGGCAGAGCAGTTCATCGCTTCCTTTGATTTCAAGGAGGCGGTTGATAAGGTCACTATTGATGTACATCGAGCGCATTTCTGGGACATCACTGCGATTGGTGCTCTGGATAAGGCCGTGATCAAGTTCCGCCGGGAAGGGACCGAGGTCGATATCATCGGTTTGAATGAAGCCAGTGCGACTCTGGTGGACAAGTTCGGTGTGCACGACAAGCCGGCCGAAGTAGAAAAGCTGATGGGTGGCCACTGA
- a CDS encoding universal stress protein — protein sequence MTNVIACIDGSSSTASVCDYSAWAAQRLEAPLTLLHVLDHSRYPVEADFSGNLSLGGREHLMQELADLDAQRNRLALEQGKLMLEAARERVVADGVSDPQQRQRHGDLVESLTELEDEMRLLVIGKQGEEHDGIGARLGDNVEKVIRAIHRPILVAAGEFRAPQTIMLAYDGSETTRKGVGMLADSPLFKGLDCHLVAVGPREVDLNWAADKLTASGLEVRTAMLDGEVEPELHKYQRAHSVDLIVMGAYGHSRIREFLVGSTTNKMIREASVPHLLLR from the coding sequence ATGACTAACGTAATTGCGTGTATTGATGGCTCTTCGTCAACGGCTTCCGTTTGTGATTACTCTGCGTGGGCGGCACAACGCCTGGAAGCACCACTGACGCTGTTGCACGTACTGGACCATTCCCGTTATCCGGTGGAAGCCGATTTCAGCGGCAATCTGTCATTGGGTGGACGAGAACACCTGATGCAGGAGCTGGCTGATCTGGATGCACAGCGTAACCGGCTGGCTCTGGAGCAGGGCAAGCTAATGCTGGAGGCTGCCCGGGAGCGTGTGGTGGCGGATGGCGTCAGTGATCCTCAACAGCGTCAGCGCCATGGCGACCTGGTCGAATCCCTGACGGAGCTGGAAGACGAGATGCGTCTGCTGGTTATTGGCAAGCAGGGTGAGGAGCACGACGGCATTGGTGCCCGGCTTGGCGATAATGTGGAGAAGGTGATCCGCGCAATTCATCGCCCGATCCTGGTTGCCGCGGGTGAGTTCCGCGCCCCGCAAACCATCATGCTGGCCTATGACGGCAGCGAAACCACTCGCAAGGGCGTTGGCATGCTGGCTGACAGCCCGTTGTTCAAAGGGCTGGATTGTCACCTGGTGGCAGTGGGGCCTCGTGAAGTGGATCTGAACTGGGCTGCAGACAAGCTGACAGCCTCAGGACTTGAGGTGCGAACGGCGATGTTGGATGGCGAGGTGGAGCCTGAGCTCCACAAATACCAACGTGCGCATAGTGTTGACCTTATTGTCATGGGCGCCTATGGCCATTCCCGTATTCGTGAATTTCTGGTGGGCAGCACTACCAATAAAATGATTCGCGAAGCGTCTGTGCCGCATCTTCTCCTGCGCTAA
- a CDS encoding GGDEF domain-containing protein yields the protein MTDNDFDAASNFVQEKPWRLVNIVQSLRPYLAGGGIAVGSGCLWGYWVGYEWFYRPISPGPATHPLTALCLLLLGTSALLINRSTIFRGLSTGLIFVVLAFCLVWFVDLTFPVHISPFITPFQGSVTLDIQHGKSNSLGLNSLVLLVGTAASLIFYNARYLAAAQAFSFLAAFIPAVSLVGYLYGVENLYGAMSLWTALAGVCVGLSALCMTAEGGLLRYVLSPYSWGWVFRTQSVLGLIFPLALGFLILEVMRLNDHRVFGVYVVGNIWFILLMVGVSSFFLEKVDQQRRRSELKLLEAATQDQLTGLANRRKFFEFGRYEIQRIDRSNNNGLWLLMMDLDHFKNINDAAGHDMGDKVLVMVSRAMQKSVRSVDLVSRLGGEEFAVLLPDSTPDGAEHVANRILASVNSLCILGWTDIHGPVTLSIGCSRITPGSTLEDGMKSADSALYEAKRNGRNQLLMADSAGQSQYQ from the coding sequence ATGACGGATAATGACTTTGATGCCGCCTCAAATTTTGTGCAGGAAAAGCCCTGGCGACTGGTCAATATTGTCCAGTCTTTAAGACCCTATCTCGCCGGTGGGGGGATCGCGGTAGGTAGCGGTTGCTTGTGGGGGTATTGGGTTGGCTATGAATGGTTTTACCGCCCCATTTCCCCCGGGCCGGCAACCCATCCACTTACCGCCCTTTGTCTGCTGTTGCTTGGCACAAGTGCGCTGCTGATCAACCGGTCGACAATCTTCAGAGGGCTATCCACAGGGCTGATATTCGTGGTGCTTGCCTTCTGCCTTGTCTGGTTTGTGGACCTGACCTTTCCTGTTCATATCTCACCTTTCATTACACCGTTCCAGGGGAGTGTCACCCTTGATATTCAGCATGGGAAATCGAACTCTCTGGGCCTGAACTCCCTGGTCTTGTTGGTTGGTACTGCGGCTTCGTTGATTTTCTACAACGCGAGGTATTTGGCCGCCGCACAGGCATTCAGTTTTCTGGCTGCATTTATTCCCGCGGTGTCTCTGGTCGGTTACCTGTATGGGGTAGAGAATCTGTATGGAGCAATGTCGTTATGGACCGCATTGGCCGGTGTCTGTGTCGGCCTGAGTGCTTTATGCATGACCGCAGAGGGAGGCTTGCTGCGTTACGTGCTAAGTCCCTATTCATGGGGATGGGTGTTTCGCACCCAGTCAGTATTGGGCCTGATCTTTCCGTTAGCGCTGGGATTTCTGATTCTTGAAGTTATGCGGCTCAATGACCATCGGGTCTTTGGCGTCTATGTGGTTGGCAATATCTGGTTCATCCTATTGATGGTGGGAGTGTCCTCCTTTTTTCTTGAGAAGGTTGATCAGCAGCGGCGTAGAAGCGAACTGAAACTGTTGGAGGCCGCGACCCAGGATCAGCTCACAGGGTTGGCAAACAGACGAAAGTTTTTTGAATTTGGGCGCTATGAGATTCAGAGAATAGATCGCTCAAATAATAACGGTTTGTGGTTGCTCATGATGGACCTTGATCACTTCAAGAACATCAATGACGCCGCCGGGCATGATATGGGTGACAAGGTGCTTGTGATGGTAAGCCGTGCGATGCAGAAATCGGTTCGCAGCGTTGACCTTGTCAGCCGTCTTGGCGGAGAGGAGTTTGCGGTTTTGTTGCCAGACTCCACACCAGATGGGGCAGAGCATGTTGCCAACCGTATACTCGCGTCGGTGAATAGTCTGTGTATTCTGGGATGGACGGACATCCATGGCCCTGTGACATTATCTATTGGATGTTCCCGAATTACTCCCGGCTCCACATTGGAGGACGGAATGAAAAGCGCAGACAGCGCGCTCTATGAGGCGAAACGGAACGGCCGCAATCAATTGCTGATGGCGGATTCAGCGGGTCAATCGCAGTATCAGTAA
- a CDS encoding DUF4399 domain-containing protein yields MRIPFQRSLLVALVASTTLLQACSDNQEPMASEAENGAPVAEDHSGHDMAAMESAEAEEAAPQIARSTAPEGAKVSFVTPVDGDTVTSPVTIEFSLEGMDVVPAGTEQENSGHHHLLIDLAEAPDMGMPLPANDNVVHFGKGQTSTTLELTPGTHTLQLLLGDYRHIPHEPPVMSETITITVE; encoded by the coding sequence ATGCGTATCCCGTTCCAGCGTTCCCTTCTCGTCGCACTGGTTGCCAGCACTACCCTGCTGCAAGCCTGTTCGGACAATCAGGAGCCCATGGCCAGCGAGGCAGAAAACGGGGCTCCCGTAGCGGAAGATCATTCCGGCCACGACATGGCGGCCATGGAAAGTGCCGAGGCAGAAGAGGCTGCTCCGCAAATCGCTCGCTCCACCGCCCCGGAAGGCGCCAAAGTCTCTTTCGTGACGCCGGTAGACGGTGACACCGTAACCAGCCCGGTCACCATCGAATTCAGCCTGGAAGGCATGGATGTGGTCCCTGCTGGTACCGAGCAGGAAAACAGTGGCCATCACCACCTGCTGATCGACCTGGCAGAAGCCCCGGACATGGGCATGCCCCTGCCCGCCAACGATAACGTGGTGCATTTTGGCAAAGGTCAGACCAGCACCACTCTTGAACTGACCCCAGGCACTCACACCCTGCAACTTTTGCTGGGTGATTACCGTCATATCCCCCATGAACCACCGGTCATGTCCGAGACCATCACCATCACCGTGGAGTAA
- the gltX gene encoding glutamate--tRNA ligase, which yields MTVRTRVAPSPTGDPHVGTAYIALFNRCFAHQHGGQFILRIEDTDQTRSTNESEQMILDSLKWLGLTWDEGPDVGGPHGPYRQSERKDIYREYAETLIEKGHAFKCYRTSEELDVLRAGLKEQGQNRALKPQDLELPAEEQARREADNAPYVIRMRVPFDGRCEIQDMLRGTVELDWSLVDAQILLKSDGMPTYHLANIVDDHLMEITHVIRGEEWLNSAPKHKLLYEYFGWQMPVLCHMPLLRNPDKSKLSKRKNPTSILFYQRMGYLPEALVNYLGRMGWSMPDESEKFTLEQMQAAFDIQRVSLGGPVFDVEKLSWLNGQWLREQSDEQFLDSLLNWAYNRDYAMKIIPHLRQRVETLSEVADKAAFCFNGMPAISLSSFEHKQYSHEDMVVWLQYLLWTYEARSEWTRDGLFADAKAIADALDVKIKDFLLPVFIAIAGTSASFSVVDSMEIIGSDVSRARIRHAIEVLGGVSKKQMKKLEKAYRDLPVG from the coding sequence ATGACTGTTCGCACACGCGTTGCCCCGTCCCCCACTGGTGATCCCCATGTAGGTACCGCCTACATTGCCCTTTTCAATCGCTGCTTTGCTCACCAGCACGGTGGTCAGTTCATTCTGCGCATCGAAGATACGGATCAGACCCGCTCTACCAATGAGTCCGAGCAGATGATTCTGGATTCACTCAAGTGGTTGGGGTTGACCTGGGATGAAGGCCCGGATGTGGGTGGTCCTCATGGTCCTTATCGCCAGAGTGAGCGTAAGGACATTTACCGGGAATATGCAGAGACGCTGATCGAGAAGGGCCACGCGTTCAAATGCTACCGCACCAGTGAAGAGCTGGACGTGCTGCGTGCAGGGCTGAAAGAGCAGGGGCAAAACCGTGCGCTCAAGCCCCAGGACCTGGAATTACCTGCGGAAGAGCAGGCTCGCCGGGAAGCCGATAACGCCCCATACGTGATTCGCATGCGTGTGCCGTTCGATGGTCGCTGTGAAATCCAGGATATGTTACGCGGCACGGTGGAACTGGACTGGTCCCTGGTGGATGCCCAGATCCTGCTCAAGTCCGATGGCATGCCAACCTATCACCTGGCCAACATTGTTGATGACCACCTGATGGAAATCACCCATGTCATCCGTGGTGAGGAATGGTTGAATTCGGCGCCCAAGCACAAGCTGCTGTACGAATATTTTGGCTGGCAAATGCCGGTCCTGTGTCATATGCCGCTGCTTCGCAATCCGGATAAATCCAAACTCAGCAAGCGCAAGAATCCCACCAGTATCCTGTTCTATCAACGCATGGGCTATCTGCCAGAGGCTTTGGTGAATTACCTGGGGCGCATGGGCTGGTCCATGCCGGATGAGAGTGAGAAGTTCACTCTTGAGCAGATGCAGGCCGCTTTCGATATTCAGCGTGTGTCACTGGGTGGCCCGGTGTTTGATGTGGAGAAGCTGAGCTGGCTTAACGGCCAGTGGCTGCGTGAGCAGAGTGATGAGCAATTCCTCGACTCCCTTCTCAACTGGGCCTACAACCGCGACTACGCCATGAAGATCATTCCTCATCTGCGTCAGCGGGTGGAGACCCTTTCGGAAGTGGCAGACAAGGCGGCTTTCTGTTTCAACGGCATGCCCGCCATTAGCCTTTCAAGCTTTGAGCACAAGCAATACAGCCATGAGGACATGGTGGTCTGGCTGCAGTACTTGCTGTGGACCTATGAGGCGCGTAGCGAATGGACACGTGATGGCTTGTTTGCAGATGCCAAGGCCATTGCGGATGCCCTGGACGTGAAGATCAAGGACTTCCTGCTGCCGGTGTTTATCGCGATTGCAGGCACCAGCGCCAGTTTCTCGGTGGTGGATTCCATGGAAATCATCGGCTCTGATGTCAGCCGTGCCCGTATTCGTCATGCCATCGAGGTGCTGGGCGGGGTGTCCAAGAAGCAGATGAAGAAGCTGGAGAAAGCGTACCGCGATCTGCCGGTGGGCTGA
- a CDS encoding TIGR01458 family HAD-type hydrolase → MTASQPLSAICLDLAGVFYQGPHALPGAREALIRLRATGLPLRFATNTSQRSRAQILNDLASLELEIDPEELFTAPQAAHDYLSQHQLHPYCLIHPNLKKEFIDLQAQPANAVLVGDAGKKFDYQHLDTAFRLLHSGAPLIAIGDNRYYQLDDGLHLDAGPFVRALEYASGQTAIIAGKPAPTFFEQVMASLGTTPEETLMVGDDIHGDVEGALNSGMQACLVKTGKYREGDEDRIGGNFLLQPDILALARHISDVTGA, encoded by the coding sequence ATGACAGCTTCGCAGCCACTCAGCGCCATTTGCCTGGATCTGGCTGGGGTGTTCTATCAAGGGCCACATGCCCTGCCAGGTGCACGGGAAGCGCTGATACGGCTCCGTGCCACAGGCCTCCCCTTGCGCTTCGCTACCAATACCTCCCAGCGCAGCCGTGCACAGATACTCAACGATCTGGCCAGTCTGGAACTGGAAATCGACCCAGAGGAGTTATTCACCGCCCCCCAGGCCGCCCACGATTACCTCTCGCAACACCAGTTACACCCCTACTGCCTGATACACCCCAATCTGAAAAAGGAGTTTATCGATCTTCAGGCTCAGCCCGCCAATGCCGTACTGGTTGGCGACGCAGGCAAAAAATTTGATTATCAGCACCTTGATACAGCCTTTCGACTGCTTCACAGCGGCGCCCCCCTGATCGCCATAGGTGACAACCGTTACTACCAGCTGGATGACGGCCTTCACCTGGATGCCGGGCCCTTCGTCCGGGCCCTTGAATATGCCAGCGGGCAAACGGCCATTATCGCCGGCAAGCCTGCACCCACTTTCTTCGAGCAGGTAATGGCCAGTCTTGGCACCACTCCCGAAGAAACACTCATGGTGGGTGACGATATCCATGGCGACGTGGAAGGCGCCCTGAATAGCGGCATGCAGGCGTGCCTGGTGAAAACAGGAAAGTACCGCGAGGGAGACGAGGACAGAATTGGCGGCAACTTCCTGCTCCAACCCGACATCCTGGCTCTGGCCAGGCATATCAGCGACGTCACTGGAGCATAA
- a CDS encoding RES family NAD+ phosphorylase: MGVNINDLPHTAFQQQTAYRLVNSKYPPIHIFDDVADQTDFDALFAVQALTNPRLQQQVGQLNRVPEEQRPWGIPGCNYALGPFVHINPAGSRFSNGDFGVYYCADHINTAIAETRYHQQRYFQNIDGLKYDRIVMCGLRTAFSAHLVDITPADDYTHWHASEDYSEAQRLGANLRQREEPGIHYESVRSPGNACFALLTPKPISEVIPTSHYEYVWDGEKIAHTLTIRRLS; this comes from the coding sequence ATGGGGGTAAATATCAACGATTTGCCACACACAGCATTTCAGCAACAGACGGCCTACCGACTGGTGAACAGCAAGTACCCGCCCATTCATATCTTTGATGATGTGGCCGATCAAACAGATTTCGACGCCCTGTTTGCGGTTCAGGCCCTCACCAATCCGCGACTGCAGCAACAGGTCGGGCAGCTCAACCGGGTACCGGAAGAACAACGCCCGTGGGGTATTCCCGGCTGTAACTATGCTCTGGGGCCGTTTGTCCATATCAACCCGGCAGGATCGCGATTTTCAAACGGTGATTTTGGTGTTTACTACTGCGCCGACCACATCAATACCGCCATCGCCGAAACCCGCTATCACCAGCAACGCTATTTTCAGAACATCGACGGACTCAAGTATGACCGGATTGTCATGTGCGGCCTGAGAACCGCGTTTAGCGCCCACCTGGTAGACATTACCCCTGCCGATGACTATACCCACTGGCACGCTAGCGAGGATTACTCTGAAGCCCAACGGTTAGGAGCCAATCTCCGCCAACGCGAGGAGCCTGGCATTCACTATGAATCCGTGCGTTCCCCGGGCAACGCCTGCTTCGCCTTGCTCACCCCCAAACCGATCAGTGAAGTGATTCCCACCAGCCATTATGAATACGTCTGGGATGGTGAAAAAATTGCCCATACCTTGACCATTCGCCGCTTGAGCTGA
- a CDS encoding MbcA/ParS/Xre antitoxin family protein, which produces MQIADNTSPLSLDDSARHAALRAVLNILALWQCSEKEKMALLGVGRSTLHKYQAQPDSARVSQDLLERLSYLLNIHQALRTLFGNPENVYGFVRMANHNAFFNGASPMDIMTGGTVAALYEVHRQLDSLRGGQWG; this is translated from the coding sequence ATGCAAATCGCCGACAACACCTCACCCCTCAGTCTGGATGACAGCGCTCGCCATGCCGCGCTACGTGCGGTACTGAACATTCTCGCTCTCTGGCAATGCAGCGAAAAAGAGAAAATGGCGCTACTGGGGGTAGGCCGCTCTACCCTTCACAAGTATCAAGCTCAGCCGGACAGCGCCCGGGTCAGCCAGGATTTGCTTGAACGTCTCAGCTATCTGCTCAATATCCATCAGGCGCTACGCACCCTGTTCGGCAACCCGGAGAACGTTTACGGCTTTGTCCGCATGGCCAACCACAATGCCTTCTTCAATGGCGCCTCTCCCATGGACATCATGACAGGTGGCACGGTGGCTGCCCTCTACGAGGTACACCGGCAACTGGACAGCCTGCGAGGCGGCCAATGGGGGTAA
- a CDS encoding NAD(P)-dependent oxidoreductase has translation MTIKVAFIGLGTMGYPMAGHLANAGMSVTVFNRTASRADQWIQDYPGACEKTPAAAACGASMVFVCVGNDDDLRQVTLGKGGVLESLEPGAILIDHTTASAAMARELDAACREQQAHFIDAPVSGGQQGAENGQLSIMCGGQAATFEQAAPVLQHYARACSLMGPAGSGQLTKMVNQICVAGLVEALAEGMAFAQNAGLDADKVFDTISHGAASSWQMIHRHKTMLADEYEHGFAVDWMRKDLEMCLEEAANNGTALPVTRQVNDFYREIQAMGGGRWDTSSLLRRLREKGE, from the coding sequence ATGACGATCAAGGTCGCCTTTATCGGTCTCGGCACCATGGGCTATCCCATGGCAGGCCACTTGGCAAATGCCGGCATGTCAGTGACCGTATTCAATCGCACCGCCAGCCGAGCCGATCAGTGGATACAGGATTACCCAGGAGCCTGCGAGAAGACGCCCGCAGCGGCTGCCTGTGGCGCCAGCATGGTCTTCGTCTGTGTCGGCAACGATGATGACTTGCGCCAGGTCACCCTTGGCAAGGGCGGCGTTCTTGAAAGCCTGGAGCCTGGCGCCATCCTCATTGATCACACCACGGCCAGTGCGGCCATGGCCCGCGAACTGGACGCTGCCTGCCGCGAACAGCAGGCACATTTCATTGATGCGCCTGTTTCAGGTGGCCAGCAAGGGGCCGAGAATGGCCAGCTCTCGATCATGTGCGGTGGCCAAGCAGCCACCTTTGAGCAGGCAGCACCTGTGCTGCAACACTATGCCCGGGCCTGCAGCCTGATGGGGCCTGCCGGTAGTGGTCAGCTCACCAAGATGGTCAACCAGATCTGTGTTGCCGGGCTGGTAGAAGCACTCGCCGAAGGCATGGCGTTCGCCCAAAACGCAGGGCTTGATGCCGACAAGGTATTCGATACCATCAGCCACGGCGCCGCCTCCTCGTGGCAAATGATCCATCGCCACAAGACCATGCTCGCCGATGAGTACGAGCACGGATTTGCCGTGGACTGGATGCGCAAAGACCTGGAAATGTGCCTGGAAGAGGCGGCCAACAATGGCACAGCCCTCCCTGTTACCCGTCAGGTGAATGACTTCTACCGTGAGATCCAGGCCATGGGCGGCGGACGCTGGGACACATCCTCGCTGCTGCGAAGACTCAGAGAAAAGGGAGAGTAA
- a CDS encoding SMP-30/gluconolactonase/LRE family protein translates to MKKIIALLIIAALAGYLLFWPVPIEPVAWQAPEAPKLEGRYASNSALANITTLALGEGSGPEDVAIDKEGSLYVGYDDGRIVRFNSEGKEPDLIANTQGRPLGLDFDPEGNLIVADGYKGLLSISPSGAIMPLSTTLDGIDYGFTDDVDADSNGVLYFTDASSKFGPAMKARDDVLEHGGHGRLIRYDPAREHAELLLDGLQFANGVALSKEEDFVLVNETGSYQIVRYWLKGEKAGTHDVFFENLPGIPDGISSNGDGTFWVALFSPRNALLDALSDKPLLRKVAFRLPQFLQPQPVHYSFVLGLNEQGDVTHNLQYNGDGAFAPITSVEQHGETLYLGSLTEPRFAAYQLGAPEGREETAQ, encoded by the coding sequence ATGAAAAAAATTATCGCGCTACTGATTATTGCCGCCCTGGCAGGCTACCTGCTGTTCTGGCCTGTACCCATTGAGCCCGTTGCCTGGCAGGCACCTGAAGCCCCCAAACTGGAGGGCCGTTATGCCAGCAACAGCGCACTGGCCAACATCACTACGCTTGCCCTCGGGGAAGGTAGCGGGCCTGAAGATGTCGCCATCGACAAAGAAGGCAGCCTTTACGTCGGCTATGATGATGGTCGCATTGTCCGTTTCAATTCCGAAGGGAAAGAACCGGACCTGATCGCGAATACCCAGGGCCGCCCGCTTGGTCTCGACTTTGACCCCGAAGGCAATCTCATTGTGGCCGATGGCTACAAAGGGCTGCTGAGCATTTCCCCCAGTGGCGCCATCATGCCCCTATCTACCACCCTTGATGGTATCGACTACGGCTTTACCGATGATGTGGATGCCGATAGCAACGGGGTTCTTTACTTTACCGACGCGTCCAGCAAATTTGGCCCAGCCATGAAAGCCCGCGATGACGTGCTTGAACATGGCGGCCATGGACGACTGATTCGATATGACCCGGCCCGCGAGCACGCGGAACTCCTGCTGGATGGCCTGCAATTTGCCAATGGCGTGGCACTCTCGAAAGAGGAAGACTTTGTGCTGGTGAATGAAACTGGCAGCTACCAGATCGTTCGCTACTGGCTCAAGGGCGAGAAGGCCGGTACTCATGATGTGTTCTTCGAAAACCTGCCCGGCATTCCGGATGGCATTTCCTCTAATGGTGACGGCACCTTCTGGGTTGCCTTGTTCAGCCCGCGTAACGCCCTGCTGGACGCCCTGTCCGACAAGCCTCTGTTACGCAAGGTTGCCTTCCGGCTGCCACAGTTCCTGCAACCCCAGCCCGTTCATTACAGCTTTGTACTTGGCTTGAATGAGCAGGGAGACGTCACTCATAACCTGCAATACAACGGTGACGGCGCCTTTGCCCCGATTACCAGTGTTGAGCAACATGGCGAGACTCTCTACCTCGGCAGCCTCACTGAGCCCCGGTTTGCCGCCTACCAGCTGGGTGCACCGGAAGGCCGGGAGGAAACCGCACAATGA